A genomic segment from Streptosporangium roseum DSM 43021 encodes:
- a CDS encoding PLP-dependent aminotransferase family protein yields MPRTCVDLPVSVDREAPVALTVQLGDRLRTAMRDGTLKSGERLPSTRALARQLSISRTVVTEAYQQLYAEGWLDGRHGSGTYVADLVIHTPATARSGSAVPGSRGALAGGGHGYGDGSAPAGGPAVPLPAGGRGHGEQMIDLRPGRPWVRDYDRAAWRRAWRKAADLPPGDRPDPHGVPRLREALAEHLRRTRTIAVGPEDIMVTRSTGNGLDLVAATLLRPGDRAGVEDPGYRVARNVFAARGAEIVPCPVDEDGVVVDGLPDDLRVLYTTPAHQYPLGGRMPISRRERLLAWARRTGAIIVEDDYDAEFRYDVAPLPALHGLDPDRVVLLGTLSKSLAPDIGVGWLVAAPELLAAIVRTRQNLSDRTSGPAQQAVAVMMEQGDLDRHLRRMRLEYARRRAAVVDVLGPMVTGDTAGLHVMVELPGEIIPSILEEARERGVLLDSTSTRHHHGEVRRHGLVIGYGSASLAEIRRGAAVVAELIGPRLADESRVAF; encoded by the coding sequence TTGCCGCGCACCTGCGTTGACCTGCCCGTCTCGGTGGACCGTGAGGCTCCTGTGGCCCTCACCGTCCAGCTCGGCGACCGGCTCCGTACCGCCATGCGCGACGGCACCCTCAAATCCGGCGAGCGCCTGCCCTCCACCCGCGCCCTGGCCCGCCAGCTCTCCATCAGCCGCACCGTCGTCACCGAGGCCTACCAGCAGCTCTACGCCGAGGGCTGGCTCGACGGCCGCCACGGCTCCGGCACCTATGTGGCCGACCTGGTCATCCACACCCCCGCCACCGCGCGGAGCGGTTCCGCCGTCCCCGGTTCCCGGGGCGCCCTCGCCGGGGGCGGGCATGGGTACGGCGACGGCTCCGCGCCGGCCGGCGGCCCGGCCGTACCGCTCCCGGCCGGCGGGCGCGGGCACGGCGAGCAGATGATCGATCTGCGGCCCGGCCGCCCGTGGGTCCGCGACTACGACCGGGCGGCCTGGCGCAGGGCCTGGCGCAAGGCGGCCGATCTGCCACCGGGGGACAGGCCCGACCCCCACGGTGTCCCGAGGCTCCGCGAGGCCCTGGCCGAGCACCTCCGCAGGACCCGGACGATCGCCGTCGGCCCGGAGGACATCATGGTCACCCGGAGCACCGGCAACGGCCTCGACCTCGTCGCCGCCACGCTCCTGCGCCCCGGGGACCGGGCGGGCGTCGAGGACCCCGGCTACCGGGTCGCCAGGAACGTCTTCGCCGCGCGAGGCGCCGAGATCGTGCCCTGCCCGGTCGACGAGGACGGTGTCGTCGTCGACGGGCTCCCCGACGACCTGCGCGTCCTCTACACCACCCCCGCCCACCAGTACCCCCTGGGGGGACGCATGCCCATCTCGCGCAGGGAGCGCCTGCTGGCCTGGGCCCGCCGTACCGGGGCGATCATCGTGGAGGACGACTACGACGCCGAGTTCCGCTACGACGTAGCCCCGCTGCCCGCGCTCCACGGCCTCGACCCGGACCGGGTGGTCCTGCTCGGCACGCTCTCCAAGTCCCTCGCCCCCGATATCGGCGTCGGCTGGCTGGTCGCCGCGCCGGAGCTGCTCGCCGCCATCGTCAGAACCCGCCAGAATCTGAGCGACCGCACCAGCGGCCCGGCCCAGCAGGCGGTGGCCGTCATGATGGAGCAGGGCGATCTGGACCGCCACCTGCGCCGCATGCGGCTGGAGTACGCCCGCCGCCGCGCCGCCGTCGTGGACGTCCTCGGCCCCATGGTCACCGGCGACACCGCGGGGCTGCACGTCATGGTCGAGCTCCCCGGCGAGATCATCCCGTCCATCCTGGAGGAGGCGAGGGAGCGCGGCGTGCTGCTGGACTCGACGTCGACCCGGCACCACCACGGGGAGGTGCGCAGGCACGGGCTGGTGATCGGGTACGGCTCCGCCTCCCTGGCCGAGATCCGGCGGGGGGCCGCGGTGGTCGCCGAGCTGATCGGGCCCCGGCTGGCGGATGAAAGCCGAGTGGCGTTCTAA
- a CDS encoding serine/threonine-protein kinase — translation MTVSGWHLPGYTELRDLGAGGGGRVVLARHDGSGVQVAIKYLSERLRRDPDFLARFRAEARLLVELADDNVVRLYEYVEAAGGAAIVMEAIDAVSLRELLREHGSTGPEAALVVLKGSLMGLSAAHLTGLVHRDYKPENVLVQADGTSKLVDFGIAVPAGAVDRPAGTPPYMAPEQWAGGPASPATDVYAATAVFFECLTGRRPYRAIDPAVLRHQHHRAPIPVGEVPEPLRDLVARGLAKDPMDRPATAAGFVAELEAAAVAGYGRDWEERGRSKLVALAALLPLLFRLRGPDPTAGTTLFRTVLGTLRRKAAGVAAGAGLVVIAGGVSVYVLAGERAPEVQRIEIAAAEPSASPSPEPSGPAAFSPPPSPSASPSVSPEVVEPPPAPPSATPAEPPVRTPKPTLTTTRPPSPAPSPEPTPTSTPPRTPTPTPTPPRTPTPTPTPTPTPSPPRTPTPTPTPTPTPPAPEVRRVEMLRAGVNARGAAAATVAVDTGDPRQVRIRVVFRVGRAARQVTVPLSGGTSYTRTVRFTFPRVPCGSTWSVTATSAPPGGAARASGRTAPCPEPTPGPTRTPGPTEPPGPAETPSPTATREGPGPTREPEEPSETVQPPPGTTRTVRPAPPADPAPGESPDPSTEDAEGPAPSDDN, via the coding sequence ATGACGGTCAGTGGATGGCACCTCCCCGGCTACACCGAGCTGAGGGATCTCGGCGCGGGCGGCGGCGGCCGGGTGGTCCTCGCCCGGCACGACGGGTCGGGCGTCCAGGTCGCGATCAAATACCTTTCCGAGCGGCTCAGGCGGGATCCGGACTTCCTCGCCCGGTTCCGGGCCGAGGCCAGGCTCCTGGTGGAGCTGGCCGACGACAACGTGGTCCGGCTCTACGAATACGTCGAGGCGGCCGGGGGCGCCGCCATCGTCATGGAGGCCATCGACGCCGTCTCCCTGCGGGAACTGCTCCGCGAGCACGGCTCGACCGGGCCCGAGGCGGCCCTCGTCGTGCTCAAGGGCTCGCTCATGGGCCTGTCCGCCGCCCATCTGACCGGCCTGGTGCACCGGGACTACAAGCCGGAGAACGTGCTCGTCCAGGCGGACGGCACCAGCAAACTGGTCGACTTCGGCATCGCCGTACCGGCGGGAGCGGTGGACCGTCCCGCGGGCACCCCTCCCTACATGGCGCCCGAGCAGTGGGCCGGCGGCCCCGCGTCACCGGCCACGGACGTGTACGCCGCGACGGCGGTTTTCTTCGAGTGCCTGACCGGGCGCCGGCCGTACCGGGCGATCGATCCGGCCGTGCTGCGGCACCAGCACCACCGTGCGCCGATCCCGGTGGGAGAGGTTCCGGAGCCGCTCAGGGATCTGGTGGCCAGGGGGCTGGCCAAGGACCCGATGGACCGGCCGGCCACCGCCGCCGGGTTCGTGGCCGAACTGGAGGCCGCGGCCGTCGCCGGTTACGGCCGGGACTGGGAGGAGCGGGGCAGGAGCAAGCTGGTCGCGCTGGCCGCGCTGCTGCCGCTGCTGTTCCGGCTCCGCGGCCCCGATCCGACGGCCGGGACCACGCTGTTCCGCACCGTCCTCGGCACGCTGCGCAGGAAGGCCGCGGGGGTCGCGGCCGGGGCGGGGCTGGTGGTGATCGCGGGCGGCGTCAGCGTGTACGTGCTGGCCGGTGAGCGGGCGCCGGAGGTCCAGCGGATCGAGATCGCCGCCGCCGAACCGTCCGCGTCGCCCTCCCCCGAGCCGTCCGGCCCGGCGGCCTTCTCACCGCCGCCGTCGCCCTCCGCGTCGCCCTCGGTCTCCCCCGAGGTCGTCGAGCCCCCTCCCGCGCCTCCCTCCGCCACGCCCGCCGAGCCGCCGGTCAGGACCCCCAAGCCCACCCTCACGACCACCCGGCCCCCCTCCCCCGCACCGTCCCCGGAGCCGACGCCCACCTCCACACCGCCGCGCACCCCCACCCCGACTCCCACACCCCCGCGCACCCCCACTCCCACTCCGACTCCGACTCCCACGCCCAGTCCGCCGCGCACCCCCACCCCCACTCCGACTCCCACGCCCACTCCGCCCGCGCCGGAGGTGCGGCGGGTGGAGATGCTGCGGGCCGGCGTCAACGCGCGCGGTGCGGCCGCGGCCACGGTCGCGGTGGACACCGGCGATCCCCGGCAGGTGCGCATCCGCGTGGTCTTCCGGGTGGGCCGGGCGGCACGGCAGGTGACCGTGCCGCTGTCCGGCGGGACGAGCTACACGCGGACGGTCAGGTTCACCTTCCCGAGGGTGCCCTGCGGGTCGACCTGGAGCGTGACGGCGACGAGCGCCCCGCCGGGCGGCGCCGCCCGCGCGAGCGGCAGAACCGCCCCGTGTCCCGAGCCGACGCCCGGTCCGACACGGACCCCCGGCCCGACGGAGCCTCCCGGCCCGGCGGAGACCCCCAGCCCGACGGCCACGAGGGAGGGCCCCGGACCGACCCGGGAGCCGGAGGAACCGTCGGAGACCGTCCAGCCGCCCCCCGGAACGACCCGGACGGTACGGCCGGCCCCTCCTGCGGACCCCGCTCCGGGAGAGAGCCCCGACCCGTCCACGGAGGACGCCGAGGGGCCGGCCCCATCGGACGACAACTGA
- a CDS encoding RICIN domain-containing protein, producing the protein MLVGGVAAVLVMIGVTVAALEGALATGPPAARTPGPVTAGPITAGSVLADGRYRMVPSHVADRDLCVGEGRERNRRTNRELAVQRPCRGLSPDTYLTAVGRDVYQIEWHHPAHGVGCLTVDQAAAGAEVLIAPANCTGAAHQRFLLERAGPRASGGFVLRPVHSSLCVGALHGVADVDVGAELAQHTCTGQADQVFLFISAPEPETGG; encoded by the coding sequence GTGCTGGTCGGGGGGGTCGCGGCGGTGCTGGTCATGATCGGTGTCACGGTGGCGGCCCTGGAGGGCGCCCTGGCGACCGGCCCTCCGGCGGCACGGACGCCGGGCCCCGTGACGGCGGGCCCCATAACGGCGGGATCCGTGCTCGCCGACGGCCGGTACCGCATGGTCCCCTCCCACGTCGCCGACCGCGACCTGTGCGTGGGAGAGGGGCGTGAGCGTAACCGCCGTACCAACCGGGAGCTGGCCGTCCAGCGGCCCTGCCGGGGTCTCTCCCCCGACACCTACCTGACCGCCGTCGGGCGCGACGTCTACCAGATCGAGTGGCACCATCCCGCCCACGGCGTCGGCTGCCTGACGGTCGACCAGGCGGCCGCCGGCGCCGAGGTGCTGATCGCGCCGGCGAACTGCACCGGGGCCGCCCACCAGCGCTTCCTCCTGGAGCGGGCCGGCCCGCGGGCATCCGGCGGTTTCGTGCTCAGGCCGGTGCACAGCAGCCTGTGCGTCGGCGCCCTGCACGGCGTGGCCGACGTGGACGTCGGGGCCGAGCTGGCCCAGCACACCTGCACCGGCCAGGCCGACCAGGTCTTCCTCTTCATCTCCGCCCCGGAGCCGGAAACGGGCGGGTAG
- a CDS encoding phosphotransferase family protein codes for MSTPGINWSRLVAWMAANVDEVGEPTGVSLISGGRSNLTYRIETQARPLVLRRPPLGHVLPTAHDMRREWRVISALAGTEVPVPEPVALCADEDVIGAPFYLMGYVEGAAVRSRDETELSPAQARALSERLAEVLAAVHAVDYGAVGLGDFGRPDGYMARQLERWGQQWTRSKTRELPEYDRLAARLLRRLPDRSPAALLHGDYRLDNTLVRLAQGADPEIRAVVDWEMSTLGDPIADLGLTLTYWQDPGDAERSSIPLAGDITLTPGFLDTGEFAAHYARVSGADLTDLDFYVAFGNFKLAVIVEGIHARFMQGKTVGEGFEHVGASVPTLIARAHRALDGHGQALSG; via the coding sequence ATGAGCACGCCTGGTATCAACTGGTCCCGTCTCGTCGCCTGGATGGCCGCCAACGTCGACGAGGTGGGGGAGCCCACCGGCGTCTCCCTCATCTCCGGCGGCAGGTCCAACCTGACCTACCGGATCGAGACGCAGGCCCGTCCCCTGGTGCTGCGCCGTCCCCCTCTCGGTCACGTGCTGCCCACGGCCCACGACATGCGCCGGGAGTGGCGGGTCATCTCGGCGCTGGCGGGGACGGAGGTGCCGGTGCCCGAGCCGGTGGCGCTCTGCGCCGACGAGGACGTGATCGGGGCGCCCTTCTACCTGATGGGGTACGTCGAGGGCGCGGCCGTCCGCAGCCGTGACGAGACGGAGCTGTCACCGGCCCAGGCCAGGGCGCTGTCGGAGCGGCTCGCCGAGGTGCTCGCGGCCGTGCACGCCGTGGACTACGGCGCGGTCGGCCTGGGCGACTTCGGCCGCCCCGACGGCTACATGGCCCGCCAGCTCGAACGGTGGGGCCAGCAGTGGACGCGTTCGAAGACCCGTGAGCTCCCCGAGTACGACCGGCTCGCCGCCCGCCTGCTGCGGCGCCTGCCCGACCGCTCCCCGGCCGCCCTCCTGCACGGGGACTACCGGCTCGACAACACGCTGGTACGGCTGGCACAGGGCGCCGACCCCGAGATCCGGGCGGTGGTCGACTGGGAGATGTCGACCCTGGGAGACCCGATCGCCGACCTCGGCCTCACCCTGACCTACTGGCAGGACCCGGGAGACGCCGAGCGCTCCTCCATCCCGCTGGCGGGCGACATCACGCTCACCCCGGGTTTCCTCGACACCGGGGAGTTCGCCGCGCACTACGCCCGGGTGTCCGGGGCGGACCTGACCGACCTGGACTTCTACGTGGCGTTCGGCAACTTCAAGCTGGCGGTCATCGTCGAGGGGATCCACGCCCGGTTCATGCAGGGCAAGACCGTCGGCGAGGGCTTCGAGCACGTCGGCGCCTCCGTGCCGACGCTGATCGCCAGGGCGCACCGGGCGCTCGACGGGCACGGCCAGGCCCTGTCCGGATGA
- a CDS encoding oxidoreductase, which yields MRNPPPWTLHAIPDQTGRLAVVTGANSGIGYVTARELARRGAHTVLACRDPERGRAALARLRNEVPHARLELRRVDLADLASIREFAAGWDHDRLDLLINNAGVAMVPFGLTADGFESQFGINHLGTFALTGLLLPHLLAAPEPRVVTISSEGQRFARFDLDNLNAERTYRTAFAYVRSKRANLYFATELQRRADAAGLRLRSMAVAPGLTRTNVLTGGANSGRGRLYATAVRLLVRTAFRPTPEGAKTSLYAATVPDLPGGSYIVPDGPLQLRGEPTRRTRERAIRDAVTADRLWEVSERLTGVTYGLPATAAAGLP from the coding sequence ATGCGAAACCCTCCCCCTTGGACCCTGCATGCCATACCTGACCAGACCGGACGGCTGGCGGTGGTGACCGGGGCCAACAGCGGCATCGGCTACGTCACGGCCCGCGAACTGGCCCGCCGCGGCGCCCACACCGTGCTGGCCTGCCGTGACCCCGAACGCGGCCGGGCCGCCCTCGCCCGCCTGCGGAACGAGGTGCCCCACGCGCGCCTGGAGCTGCGCCGCGTGGACCTGGCCGACCTGGCTTCCATCCGCGAGTTCGCCGCCGGATGGGATCACGACCGGCTGGACCTGCTGATCAACAACGCCGGAGTCGCGATGGTGCCGTTCGGCCTGACCGCGGACGGATTCGAGTCTCAGTTCGGCATAAACCACCTGGGCACCTTCGCCTTGACCGGTCTGCTCCTGCCTCACCTGCTTGCCGCACCCGAGCCGCGCGTGGTCACCATCAGCAGCGAGGGCCAGCGTTTCGCCCGCTTCGACCTGGACAACCTCAACGCCGAACGCACCTACCGCACGGCATTCGCCTACGTGCGGTCCAAGCGGGCCAACCTCTACTTCGCCACGGAACTGCAGCGCAGGGCGGACGCCGCCGGACTCCGGCTGCGCAGCATGGCGGTCGCCCCCGGACTCACCCGGACCAACGTCCTGACCGGCGGCGCCAACAGCGGCCGGGGGCGGCTGTATGCGACTGCTGTCCGCCTGCTCGTGCGTACGGCCTTCCGCCCTACTCCGGAAGGGGCGAAGACCTCCCTGTACGCGGCCACCGTCCCGGACCTGCCGGGCGGCAGCTACATCGTGCCCGACGGACCCTTGCAGCTCCGTGGCGAGCCGACCCGCCGTACCCGCGAGCGCGCCATCCGTGACGCCGTCACGGCCGACCGGCTGTGGGAGGTGTCCGAACGCCTCACCGGCGTCACGTACGGGCTGCCCGCCACCGCGGCCGCAGGCCTGCCGTAG
- a CDS encoding glycosyltransferase, with the protein MEGREAEEVIDGSITRPMRRPASTPAPPPGGDRPGPRVPEDPGEPQDTGDPAPAPSTPEGPAGAADPEKTGDFGETSAAEAPEEADDSPTLTMRRVRPGELGRREADATGHSDEKTVAGTTQKTAKEAAEGSDSAKKPDTAEETADSQTTDDTATAPPPTEDTDTTDNTGTTQKTADSQTTDDTATAPPPTEDISAVITWRIPARREEPPAGKAADPSLSVVIVGGSPGSRARLPILVRALRAQRPAPEEIVLVVEDGPELVAWAEAALDGVVVVHNQEVAGAAAARNLGLASARGDVVAFLDDDSSPGPGWTESLLAAYADDDVIGVRGRVAVRWSTGKPDWFPAELAWVLGVPCTGSPAEAGQIDDLYGGALSFRREALAEAGGFPENADGFPERPGRRPNIVAGPAGGAATELRSRLRKLRPGAKLLHQPSAIVRLDVPAHRARLSYFLSRCAAEGRSQAGVPQRAGGREGLRAHLAPVRRGLPRAVFRAVTFTGPADVKGWKALLVMLLGLAAAGAGYAAERLRATRTDRTARRASAWTRFFARAALPVAAVLWGLSLRQVHLDRMTDLGLLTVLPATFWGAVAVLVAGFVALLGDRRALELWHAGYVLALIAVLHATPALLYPSLRYSWAWKHVSVIDYLIRHGATDPEVGPLSAYHQWPGFFSFFSLMTEMAGLDDALGIAVWGPAAFNAAILLPLLLLFRTVTRDRQLVWGAVWVYFSCSWVGQDYFSPQATTLVLYLTVLAVVVRRFRRGPVRAGDDPRGLAAEPPPVSGTFTRLVWTCLLIVPVVAIASSHQLTPLVLTVGLVALFPLRRHRNLGILLVTGLAVATWDAVAAWRLLESRFGDIVDSLGDAGGNLDDGFITLGSAAPGQVIVAYADRALSGGVWLLAFAGAIVRRGWLRRSGLPLLMIGLSPLLFLAAGSYGGEIIFRVYLFTLPLTAFLAAAFFLPSRRAWVRALVLLPVLLLMVTGFFFGNYGKEQSNYFTADEVRLVREVHRVAPPGSLIVAPTFFLPAAYDYYERYEHTWLDELPPSRTAVRGLPQHVPTLPELVRDPLPSLVGLMSKVPPGAKAYLVLNRAQRSATETAGIFPRGTVDRLGREVAASGRFRVLARNSGGVVYELVPRRP; encoded by the coding sequence GTGGAGGGCAGGGAGGCCGAAGAGGTGATCGACGGATCGATCACCCGCCCGATGAGACGACCGGCCTCCACCCCGGCCCCGCCCCCCGGAGGCGACCGCCCCGGGCCCCGGGTCCCCGAGGATCCGGGAGAGCCGCAGGACACCGGGGATCCGGCCCCCGCCCCCAGCACGCCCGAAGGCCCCGCCGGGGCCGCGGACCCCGAAAAGACCGGGGACTTCGGGGAAACCTCCGCGGCGGAGGCCCCGGAGGAGGCCGACGACTCCCCCACCCTCACCATGCGACGCGTCCGCCCCGGCGAGCTCGGGCGGCGCGAGGCCGACGCCACCGGACACTCCGATGAGAAAACGGTGGCGGGCACCACGCAAAAGACGGCGAAAGAGGCCGCAGAAGGAAGCGACAGCGCGAAGAAGCCGGATACCGCGGAAGAGACGGCGGACAGCCAGACCACCGACGACACGGCCACCGCCCCACCACCCACCGAAGACACAGACACCACAGACAACACCGGCACCACGCAAAAGACAGCGGACAGCCAGACCACCGACGACACGGCCACCGCCCCACCACCCACCGAGGACATCTCGGCCGTCATCACCTGGCGCATCCCCGCGCGCCGCGAGGAGCCTCCCGCCGGGAAGGCCGCCGACCCGTCCCTGTCGGTCGTCATCGTCGGCGGTTCTCCCGGCTCACGTGCCCGCCTGCCCATCCTGGTCAGGGCGTTACGTGCCCAGCGGCCGGCTCCGGAGGAGATCGTGCTGGTCGTCGAGGACGGCCCCGAGCTGGTCGCGTGGGCCGAGGCCGCGCTCGACGGCGTCGTGGTCGTGCACAACCAGGAGGTCGCCGGCGCGGCCGCGGCGCGGAACCTGGGGCTGGCGAGCGCGCGGGGCGACGTGGTCGCCTTTCTCGACGACGACTCCTCTCCCGGCCCCGGCTGGACGGAGTCCCTGCTGGCGGCCTATGCCGACGACGACGTGATCGGGGTGCGCGGCCGGGTCGCGGTGCGCTGGAGCACGGGCAAGCCCGACTGGTTCCCCGCCGAGCTGGCGTGGGTGCTGGGGGTGCCGTGCACCGGCTCACCCGCCGAGGCGGGCCAGATCGACGACCTGTACGGCGGCGCCCTGTCCTTCCGGCGTGAGGCGCTCGCCGAGGCGGGCGGCTTCCCGGAGAACGCGGACGGTTTCCCGGAGAGGCCCGGCCGGCGGCCCAACATCGTGGCCGGGCCCGCCGGTGGGGCGGCGACCGAGCTCCGGTCCCGGCTGCGGAAGCTGCGCCCCGGCGCGAAGCTGCTCCACCAGCCCTCGGCGATCGTGCGGCTGGACGTGCCCGCACACCGGGCCCGGCTGTCCTATTTCCTGTCCCGGTGCGCGGCCGAGGGCCGGTCACAGGCCGGCGTCCCGCAGCGCGCCGGCGGGCGGGAGGGGCTGAGGGCGCACCTGGCCCCGGTCAGGAGAGGGCTGCCCAGGGCCGTGTTCCGCGCGGTCACCTTCACCGGGCCGGCCGACGTCAAGGGCTGGAAGGCCCTGCTGGTCATGCTCCTCGGCCTGGCGGCGGCCGGCGCCGGTTACGCGGCCGAGCGGCTGCGCGCGACGCGGACCGACCGGACGGCCCGGCGGGCGAGCGCCTGGACGCGGTTCTTCGCCCGTGCGGCGCTGCCGGTCGCCGCTGTGCTCTGGGGACTGTCACTGCGTCAGGTCCACCTCGACCGGATGACCGACCTGGGACTGCTCACCGTCCTGCCCGCCACGTTCTGGGGCGCGGTCGCGGTCCTGGTCGCCGGGTTCGTCGCCCTGCTCGGCGACCGGCGGGCCCTCGAACTCTGGCACGCGGGATACGTGCTGGCGCTGATCGCCGTGCTGCACGCGACACCCGCCCTGCTGTACCCGTCCCTGCGCTACTCGTGGGCCTGGAAACACGTCTCGGTCATCGACTACCTGATCCGGCACGGCGCGACCGACCCGGAGGTCGGGCCGCTGTCCGCCTATCACCAGTGGCCCGGATTCTTCTCCTTCTTCTCCCTGATGACGGAGATGGCCGGGCTGGACGACGCGCTGGGCATCGCCGTCTGGGGGCCGGCCGCCTTCAACGCCGCGATCCTCCTGCCGCTGCTGCTGCTCTTCCGGACGGTGACACGCGACCGCCAGCTGGTCTGGGGCGCGGTATGGGTCTACTTCTCCTGTTCCTGGGTCGGGCAGGACTACTTCTCCCCCCAGGCCACCACGCTGGTCCTGTATCTGACCGTCCTCGCGGTCGTGGTGCGGCGCTTCCGGCGGGGGCCGGTCCGGGCGGGTGACGACCCGCGGGGGCTGGCCGCGGAGCCGCCGCCCGTCTCCGGCACCTTCACCCGCCTGGTCTGGACGTGCCTGCTGATCGTCCCGGTCGTCGCGATCGCCTCGTCCCACCAGCTCACACCGCTGGTGCTGACGGTCGGGCTCGTCGCCCTGTTCCCGCTGCGGCGGCACCGGAACCTGGGCATCCTGCTCGTCACCGGCCTCGCCGTGGCGACCTGGGACGCCGTGGCCGCCTGGCGGCTCCTGGAGAGCAGGTTCGGCGACATCGTCGACTCGCTGGGCGATGCCGGCGGCAACCTGGACGACGGTTTCATCACCCTCGGGTCGGCCGCCCCCGGCCAGGTGATCGTCGCCTACGCCGATCGCGCCCTCTCCGGCGGGGTGTGGCTGCTGGCCTTCGCCGGCGCCATCGTACGCCGCGGGTGGCTCAGGCGGTCGGGGCTGCCCCTTCTCATGATCGGGCTGAGCCCCCTGCTGTTCCTCGCCGCGGGGAGCTACGGCGGCGAGATCATCTTCCGGGTCTACCTCTTCACGCTGCCGCTGACGGCGTTCCTGGCCGCGGCCTTCTTCCTGCCCTCCCGCCGGGCCTGGGTCCGCGCGCTGGTCCTGCTCCCTGTCCTGCTGCTCATGGTCACGGGCTTCTTCTTCGGGAACTACGGCAAGGAGCAGTCGAACTACTTCACCGCGGACGAGGTCCGGCTCGTCCGGGAGGTCCATCGGGTGGCGCCGCCGGGCTCGCTGATCGTGGCGCCCACGTTCTTCCTCCCCGCGGCCTACGACTACTACGAGCGCTACGAGCACACCTGGCTGGACGAGCTGCCGCCGTCGCGCACCGCCGTACGGGGGCTGCCGCAGCATGTTCCCACCCTGCCGGAGCTGGTCCGCGATCCGCTGCCGTCACTGGTCGGCCTCATGTCGAAGGTGCCTCCGGGGGCCAAGGCGTACCTGGTGCTCAACCGCGCGCAGAGGAGCGCCACCGAGACCGCGGGGATCTTCCCCCGGGGGACGGTCGACCGGCTGGGCCGGGAGGTCGCCGCGTCGGGCCGTTTCAGGGTGCTGGCGCGCAATTCCGGCGGTGTCGTCTACGAACTCGTCCCGAGGAGACCATGA
- a CDS encoding pyridoxamine 5'-phosphate oxidase family protein, with product MLSPTPRTTLGRSKERGRTDREDLYAVLDAGLICHLGVMAGGSPMVVPTGYGRIGDTLYLHGSTGSTSLRGTGEVCVTVTHVDGVVLARSVFHHSVNYRSAMIYGRPRLVEDDEERLAGLRAITEQLAPGQWSAARPPNRKELAATAVLALSLAEASVKVRQGPPVDEEEDYALPVWAGVLPLRSSWGAPEADPASIVDLDVPPHIATRTIPIR from the coding sequence ATGCTCTCTCCGACTCCCCGCACCACTCTCGGCCGCTCGAAGGAACGGGGCCGGACCGACCGCGAGGACCTGTACGCGGTGCTGGACGCCGGGCTCATCTGCCACCTGGGCGTCATGGCCGGCGGTTCCCCGATGGTGGTCCCCACCGGCTACGGCCGGATCGGCGACACCCTCTACCTGCACGGGTCCACCGGCTCCACCTCCCTGCGCGGCACCGGCGAGGTCTGCGTCACGGTGACCCACGTGGACGGCGTCGTGCTGGCCCGCTCGGTCTTCCACCACTCGGTCAACTACCGCTCCGCCATGATCTACGGCCGCCCCCGCCTCGTCGAGGATGACGAGGAGCGCCTGGCCGGCCTGCGCGCGATCACCGAGCAGCTCGCCCCGGGCCAGTGGAGCGCCGCGCGCCCGCCGAACAGGAAGGAACTCGCCGCGACCGCCGTGCTCGCCCTCTCCCTGGCCGAGGCGTCGGTGAAGGTGCGGCAGGGGCCGCCGGTCGACGAGGAGGAGGACTACGCCCTGCCCGTCTGGGCGGGGGTCCTGCCGCTCCGTTCGTCCTGGGGCGCCCCCGAGGCAGACCCCGCCTCGATCGTGGATCTGGACGTCCCCCCGCACATCGCCACCCGAACCATACCTATTCGGTAA